The following are from one region of the Vibrio parahaemolyticus genome:
- the fliR gene encoding flagellar biosynthetic protein FliR yields MAITFADLSAILGQLWWPFFRVGAVFLSMPFFGDALIPIWVRSLLALSIVVITAPLMPTMPTVELFSLTSLFLAFEQAIWGLMFGLILHMLFNVFTMLGQTISLQMGLGMAMMNDPVNGLSVAILGRIFLIFSTLLFLSLEGHLLVIDIVIQSFVVWPVGSGITALSLQGVINVFGWMFAASLALALPAIVSMLLANISFGVMNRAAPSLNVYALGFPMTMLLGLFSVLISVSGVPGRYTALAHETIRHLNNFMLGGA; encoded by the coding sequence ATGGCCATCACATTTGCAGACCTCTCCGCAATTCTCGGTCAACTTTGGTGGCCGTTTTTTCGTGTGGGAGCGGTATTTTTATCCATGCCATTTTTTGGTGACGCGTTGATTCCGATTTGGGTTCGCAGCTTATTAGCACTCTCTATCGTTGTCATCACAGCGCCATTAATGCCAACAATGCCTACGGTTGAACTCTTCTCATTAACCTCTTTGTTTCTCGCATTTGAGCAAGCGATTTGGGGTTTGATGTTCGGTCTGATTCTGCACATGCTGTTTAACGTGTTCACCATGCTCGGCCAAACCATTTCTTTGCAGATGGGTTTAGGTATGGCAATGATGAACGACCCTGTGAATGGTCTGTCGGTGGCGATTCTAGGCCGTATCTTTTTGATTTTTTCGACCTTACTCTTTTTGTCACTAGAAGGGCACTTACTGGTGATCGATATTGTTATCCAAAGTTTTGTGGTGTGGCCTGTTGGCTCAGGCATCACGGCCCTATCACTGCAAGGCGTGATCAATGTGTTTGGTTGGATGTTTGCCGCTTCTCTCGCACTTGCGCTGCCCGCCATCGTGTCAATGCTATTGGCGAACATCAGTTTTGGTGTGATGAACCGCGCCGCACCTTCTCTGAACGTTTATGCGCTAGGTTTTCCGATGACCATGCTACTTGGCCTGTTCAGTGTTTTGATTTCTGTTTCCGGTGTTCCGGGCCGCTACACCGCGCTGGCGCATGAGACGATCCGACACTTAAACAACTTTATGTTGGGGGGCGCATGA
- the fliN gene encoding flagellar motor switch protein FliN, whose translation MSEAPETKAFDTDELNFDDFQLEDFEAETTRQPEPVAAERDLSFFKSIPVTVTLEVASKEIPLGDLMKAGEGTVIELEKLNGEPLDVKVNGSLLGHAEVVVVNDKYGLRLIDVHDSALSGVGR comes from the coding sequence ATGAGCGAAGCGCCTGAAACTAAAGCGTTCGACACAGATGAACTGAACTTTGATGATTTTCAATTAGAAGACTTTGAAGCTGAAACAACGCGCCAACCTGAGCCTGTTGCTGCAGAGCGCGACCTGAGCTTTTTCAAAAGCATCCCTGTGACTGTCACGCTTGAAGTCGCAAGTAAAGAGATCCCACTTGGTGATTTGATGAAAGCGGGCGAAGGCACCGTCATTGAACTTGAAAAGCTGAACGGCGAACCGTTGGACGTAAAAGTGAACGGTTCCCTACTTGGCCATGCGGAAGTAGTTGTCGTTAATGACAAATACGGTCTTCGCTTGATTGACGTACACGATTCGGCATTAAGCGGCGTTGGTCGATAA
- the fliQ gene encoding flagellar biosynthesis protein FliQ, with product MTPELTVTLFSDAVWLIILMVAVLVVPGLIVGLGIAVFQAATQINEQTLSFLPRLIVTLLMVIFAGHWILRKIMELFDFLFHNIPGMIG from the coding sequence ATGACACCTGAATTAACCGTTACTCTATTTTCTGATGCGGTATGGCTTATCATCTTGATGGTGGCCGTACTGGTAGTGCCAGGCCTGATTGTGGGTTTGGGTATTGCGGTATTCCAAGCGGCAACGCAAATCAACGAACAGACATTGAGCTTTTTACCACGTCTGATCGTCACTCTGTTGATGGTGATTTTTGCAGGACACTGGATTCTTCGCAAAATCATGGAGTTGTTTGATTTCTTGTTCCACAACATTCCGGGGATGATTGGCTGA
- a CDS encoding sigma-54 interaction domain-containing protein: MTKTNILLVEPNEHLAQPVLDVLKNAGYTAKHTRTGRSALLEERASITLVSSTLPDMCVREFVACHQKQRNAGVVIAIVDQEQGILAAETMKSGATDYLLRPFEANQLINLLKRVEALGKPMANIVAESWRSKQVLQLAHRAACTNASVLITGESGTGKEVLARYVHEHSPRINGPFVAVNCAAIPESMLEAVLFGHVKGAFTGATNSQSGKFEEANGGTILLDEIGEMSPAVQAKLLRVLQEREVERVGSHKAIKLDIRVIAATNKDLREEVQKGTFREDLYYRLDVLPLHWPPLRERKEDILPISQFFIEKYQDSSRCHLSQDAISALSQYHWPGNIRELENVIQRALVMRHGDYITAHDLMLPIELIAPVPSMEPKSSFGHVEAKKQAEYQFILDKLRQFGGNRTKTANALGVSTRALRYKLAAMREHGIDLQSALGSAA, from the coding sequence ATGACGAAAACGAATATTTTGTTGGTTGAGCCGAACGAACACCTTGCTCAACCTGTACTGGATGTGCTGAAGAATGCCGGTTACACCGCAAAGCACACACGTACAGGGCGAAGCGCACTGTTAGAAGAGCGCGCAAGCATCACGTTAGTGAGCTCTACGCTACCGGATATGTGCGTACGTGAGTTTGTTGCGTGTCACCAGAAGCAGCGTAATGCTGGCGTTGTGATTGCGATTGTGGATCAAGAACAAGGCATTTTGGCGGCAGAGACTATGAAGTCGGGCGCGACCGATTACTTGTTGCGTCCGTTTGAAGCGAATCAGCTCATCAATTTGCTAAAGCGTGTTGAAGCTCTTGGCAAACCAATGGCGAACATTGTGGCTGAGTCGTGGCGCAGTAAGCAGGTACTTCAATTGGCGCACCGTGCAGCGTGTACGAACGCGAGTGTGTTGATCACGGGTGAGTCTGGTACGGGTAAAGAGGTGCTGGCTCGATATGTACACGAACACTCTCCTCGCATTAATGGCCCATTTGTTGCAGTGAACTGTGCCGCGATTCCTGAATCGATGCTAGAAGCGGTGCTTTTTGGTCATGTGAAAGGCGCGTTTACTGGCGCGACGAATTCGCAAAGCGGTAAGTTTGAAGAAGCAAACGGCGGCACGATTTTGTTAGATGAAATCGGTGAAATGTCTCCTGCAGTCCAAGCCAAACTTTTGCGTGTACTTCAAGAGCGAGAAGTGGAACGTGTGGGCAGTCACAAAGCCATCAAGCTTGATATTCGAGTGATTGCCGCAACCAACAAAGATTTACGAGAAGAAGTGCAAAAAGGCACCTTCCGTGAAGATCTTTACTACCGATTGGATGTGTTGCCATTGCATTGGCCACCACTTCGCGAAAGAAAAGAAGACATTTTACCGATCAGCCAATTCTTTATTGAAAAATATCAAGATAGCAGCCGCTGTCACTTATCTCAGGATGCGATCAGCGCTCTGAGTCAGTATCACTGGCCGGGCAATATTCGTGAATTAGAGAACGTTATTCAACGTGCCTTGGTGATGCGCCATGGTGACTACATTACAGCGCATGATCTGATGTTACCGATTGAACTCATTGCCCCAGTGCCTTCCATGGAACCAAAGTCCAGCTTTGGTCATGTGGAAGCGAAGAAGCAGGCTGAATACCAATTTATTTTGGACAAATTACGTCAGTTTGGTGGAAACCGAACCAAAACCGCAAACGCCTTGGGAGTATCAACCCGAGCGCTACGTTACAAGCTCGCAGCCATGCGAGAACACGGTATTGATTTACAGTCGGCTCTAGGCTCGGCTGCCTAA
- a CDS encoding MotY family protein, producing the protein MISYASYRASVAYLIKLLKSWKCKIYLSFRSLIIICNVFFSFGLVNFNPALSGEVLTVPMDVSSWFFSGNKFECNLVHSKVPMGKFYFRLEPNNKISFISDIRGEGKEWQGATLISQNAPWGKELYRKVESSLTVTKPSRRFVFRKGAPSLMKAIAGGSWITLVLEGKDASALSEVRIPTIQIQKALGEFNACRERLPKLSFSQARDIVLPFQFGQKTLNATQQQALAALYSYLSVDDRVTKVLIDGHTDNVGPRLTNLSVSRLRAQQVADALIAHGVNPNIIEVRSHGDRYPVANNNTAAGQAKNRRVTLRLVRDNERTIEKNTMYVQQQTQQKKVKVQ; encoded by the coding sequence ATGATTAGCTATGCCAGTTATAGAGCTTCAGTGGCATATTTAATTAAACTGCTTAAGTCATGGAAATGTAAGATATACCTTTCCTTTCGTAGTTTGATAATAATTTGTAACGTCTTTTTTTCTTTTGGTTTGGTCAATTTTAATCCAGCCTTGTCTGGTGAAGTATTGACAGTTCCAATGGATGTTTCTAGTTGGTTTTTTTCAGGAAATAAGTTTGAGTGCAACCTCGTGCACTCAAAAGTTCCAATGGGGAAGTTTTATTTCCGCTTGGAACCAAATAATAAGATTTCCTTTATTTCCGACATACGAGGTGAAGGGAAGGAATGGCAAGGTGCGACACTAATTAGTCAAAATGCACCGTGGGGTAAAGAGCTTTATAGAAAAGTTGAATCTTCTCTTACGGTTACCAAGCCTTCTCGTCGATTTGTATTCCGTAAAGGCGCACCCTCACTAATGAAGGCGATTGCCGGTGGTAGTTGGATTACGCTGGTATTGGAAGGAAAAGACGCTTCCGCTTTGTCAGAGGTCAGAATCCCAACAATTCAAATTCAAAAGGCACTGGGTGAATTTAATGCGTGTCGAGAGCGACTACCGAAACTGTCGTTCTCACAAGCAAGAGACATCGTTTTGCCTTTTCAATTCGGTCAGAAAACACTAAATGCGACTCAGCAACAGGCGTTAGCTGCGCTCTATAGCTATCTTTCTGTTGATGACCGAGTGACGAAAGTACTAATCGATGGCCATACCGACAATGTTGGACCAAGGCTTACCAACCTTTCGGTATCGCGTTTACGTGCTCAACAAGTGGCCGATGCACTGATTGCTCACGGTGTAAACCCAAATATTATCGAAGTCAGATCTCATGGTGACCGATATCCGGTCGCAAATAACAATACAGCAGCTGGTCAGGCAAAGAATCGACGTGTGACGTTGCGCCTAGTCAGAGACAACGAACGCACCATAGAAAAAAACACCATGTACGTACAACAACAGACTCAACAAAAGAAGGTTAAGGTTCAATGA
- the fliP gene encoding flagellar type III secretion system pore protein FliP (The bacterial flagellar biogenesis protein FliP forms a type III secretion system (T3SS)-type pore required for flagellar assembly.) — MNNLSAWHRWLPLLVLVSLLFAFPTMAADNGLTILSVTDGDAQQEYSVKLQILLLMTALSFLPAFILMATSFTRIIVVLAILRQALGLQQSPPNRVLVGIALTLTLLIMRPVWTDIYENAFQPYDNGEITLVQAFSVAEKPVRNFMLAQTHQSSLEQMLRIANEPLDQKVEDISFAVVLPAFVISELKTAFQIGFMLFIPFLIIDLVVASVLMAMGMMMLSPLIVSLPFKLVVFVLVDGWAMTVGTLSASFG, encoded by the coding sequence ATGAACAATCTGAGCGCTTGGCATCGTTGGTTACCTTTGTTGGTATTGGTGTCACTTTTGTTTGCATTCCCAACAATGGCAGCAGACAACGGCTTAACAATTCTGTCCGTTACGGACGGCGACGCACAACAAGAGTACAGCGTTAAACTACAAATTCTTTTGTTGATGACGGCGCTCAGTTTCCTTCCTGCTTTCATTTTGATGGCGACGAGCTTTACACGCATTATTGTGGTGCTGGCTATCTTGCGCCAAGCGCTTGGTTTGCAGCAGAGCCCGCCAAACCGCGTGTTAGTGGGTATTGCATTAACGCTTACTCTGCTCATCATGCGCCCAGTTTGGACGGATATCTACGAGAACGCGTTCCAACCATACGACAATGGTGAAATTACGCTGGTTCAAGCATTTTCCGTGGCGGAAAAGCCCGTGCGCAACTTCATGTTGGCGCAAACCCATCAGAGCTCTCTTGAGCAAATGTTGCGAATTGCCAATGAGCCGCTCGATCAAAAAGTAGAAGACATCTCGTTTGCCGTTGTTCTTCCTGCGTTTGTGATCAGTGAGCTTAAAACTGCGTTCCAAATCGGCTTTATGCTGTTCATTCCGTTTTTAATCATCGACTTGGTGGTCGCTAGCGTCTTGATGGCCATGGGTATGATGATGCTTTCACCACTTATCGTCTCTTTGCCATTCAAGTTGGTGGTGTTCGTTCTGGTCGATGGCTGGGCGATGACGGTCGGCACTCTTTCAGCCAGTTTCGGTTAA
- the flhB gene encoding flagellar biosynthesis protein FlhB — MSDQSSQDKTEKASPQKVKKARQEGQIPRAKEFTTAVIFMAVALYFYSQINSIWESMFGIFRYNMSLTKADLENPQQMVEQVGQSLGMIIEMLLPLFTVIIIVTFGSSMVLGGWMFRPANMLPKLSKLNPLSGIKRIFSTRSLVELVKSTIKVTVIFGILYGYLDNHLQPLLGIQNLPLNQGFSMVMSILFEGLLLMGFALLLFGVIDIPYQRWEHLKELRMTKQELKEEFKNNEGRPEVKQRIRQIQQQFARRKIDKMVPTADVVITNPTHYAVALKYEPSLSDAPFVVAKGVDETAMHIQRIARENQVEIINSPPLTRSIYHTTAIEQAIPSQLYIAVAHILTYVLQLKAFRKGDGKKPTPLPHFSIPKHLQH, encoded by the coding sequence ATGAGCGATCAGTCGTCACAAGACAAAACCGAAAAGGCCTCCCCCCAGAAAGTTAAAAAAGCCCGCCAGGAAGGCCAAATTCCACGAGCGAAAGAATTCACCACTGCAGTCATTTTCATGGCTGTAGCGCTGTATTTTTACTCTCAAATCAATAGCATCTGGGAAAGCATGTTCGGCATTTTTCGCTATAACATGTCGTTGACGAAAGCCGACCTAGAAAACCCACAGCAAATGGTAGAACAAGTGGGTCAGAGCCTTGGCATGATCATCGAAATGCTGTTGCCACTTTTCACGGTTATCATCATCGTGACGTTCGGTAGCAGTATGGTCTTGGGCGGCTGGATGTTTCGTCCCGCAAACATGTTGCCAAAACTGAGTAAACTCAACCCGCTCAGCGGCATTAAGCGTATTTTCTCAACGCGTTCGTTGGTGGAGCTGGTTAAGTCGACAATCAAAGTAACGGTGATTTTCGGCATCCTTTACGGCTACTTGGACAATCACCTTCAGCCATTGCTAGGCATTCAAAACCTACCGCTTAACCAAGGTTTTTCAATGGTGATGTCTATCTTGTTTGAAGGACTGCTCTTGATGGGATTTGCTTTGCTGTTGTTTGGTGTGATTGATATTCCTTACCAACGTTGGGAACACCTCAAAGAACTTCGCATGACAAAGCAAGAATTAAAGGAAGAATTCAAAAACAACGAAGGCCGCCCGGAAGTCAAGCAACGTATACGCCAAATTCAACAGCAGTTTGCGCGCCGAAAAATCGACAAAATGGTACCGACCGCCGACGTAGTGATCACGAACCCGACACACTATGCGGTCGCTCTAAAATATGAGCCGTCGCTCTCAGATGCGCCATTTGTGGTCGCCAAAGGCGTCGATGAAACAGCCATGCACATTCAACGTATCGCGCGAGAAAATCAGGTGGAAATCATTAACTCCCCACCTTTAACACGTTCGATTTATCACACCACCGCGATAGAGCAAGCGATTCCAAGCCAACTTTATATCGCCGTGGCACACATTCTTACTTACGTTTTGCAGTTGAAAGCCTTTCGTAAAGGAGACGGAAAAAAGCCGACACCTTTGCCTCATTTTTCAATTCCAAAACACTTGCAGCACTGA
- a CDS encoding FliM/FliN family flagellar motor switch protein has product METRVSESISDIKPLDVELLGKPIHIIRDKLENLISESCSSLTNELQNWLSTNKVEASLTSVDLHRFSPAMMDKDQTSTHKHQEGGMVFVHGDTQTLVKLADRFYGANTERSVATLTASDLRLQERISRIIIGWLAPQDMWEACEYEAPRGIGLCVQLNITFEGYQGSMYLKLDTHLIQTLIEQLELQSDVDLYEPFCRSLESTPVRLNVVLSKKTMALSDVVSLKPDDIMPIELLNTVPVSIGNQPLFTGRIAEQDGQLVLIFNPDKETQR; this is encoded by the coding sequence ATGGAAACTAGAGTTAGTGAGTCTATTTCCGATATCAAACCTCTTGATGTCGAATTATTAGGCAAGCCTATTCATATCATTCGAGATAAGCTTGAAAATTTAATTTCAGAATCTTGTTCAAGCCTAACGAATGAATTGCAAAATTGGCTCAGTACAAACAAAGTGGAAGCTAGCTTAACCTCCGTAGACCTGCATCGATTCTCTCCTGCAATGATGGACAAAGATCAGACATCCACCCATAAGCACCAAGAAGGTGGCATGGTATTTGTTCACGGTGATACTCAGACTCTCGTTAAATTAGCAGACCGTTTTTATGGCGCTAATACAGAGCGTTCAGTCGCAACACTGACTGCCAGTGATCTTCGCCTACAGGAAAGAATCAGCCGCATTATTATCGGTTGGCTAGCACCGCAAGACATGTGGGAAGCATGTGAGTATGAAGCTCCACGCGGCATAGGCTTATGTGTCCAATTAAATATCACCTTTGAAGGTTATCAAGGGTCGATGTACTTAAAACTGGACACGCATCTGATCCAAACCTTGATTGAACAGCTTGAGCTGCAATCAGACGTGGATTTGTATGAACCTTTTTGTCGTTCCCTAGAATCAACGCCAGTTCGTCTTAACGTGGTATTGAGTAAAAAAACGATGGCTCTAAGTGACGTTGTCAGCCTAAAACCTGATGACATCATGCCAATCGAATTACTGAATACCGTACCGGTAAGCATTGGCAATCAACCTCTCTTTACTGGCCGTATTGCTGAGCAAGACGGACAGCTTGTTTTGATTTTTAACCCGGATAAGGAAACGCAGCGATGA
- the flhA gene encoding flagellar biosynthesis protein FlhA — translation MLTRLKQLQTSTKGYIGIPIVLLMILAMVILPLPPLLLDALFTFNIVLAILVLLVSTTAKRPLDFSVFPTILLVATLLRLTLNVASTRIVLLEGHNGGDAAGKVIQAFGEVVIGGNYVVGMVVFIILMIINFVVITKGGERISEVSARFTLDALPGKQMAIDADLNAGLIDQETARLRRKEVANEADFHGSMDGASKFVRGDAVAGLLILFINIIGGISIGVFEHGLPASEAFKTYALLTIGDGLVAQIPSLLLATAAAIIVTRINDSDNGMSETMQKQLLATPATLFTVAGIMAVIGMVPGMPHLAFFAFAGALGFAGWRQSKKPVQDTQIEQVEALSQAMQEEDTPLTWDDIPHVHTLSLALGYRLVHLVNKDQGAPLSQRIRGVRRNLSEQVGFLLPEVRIRDNLSLKPNQYTISLNGEVIEQGFIEPERLMAIAVGDTYGEIDGILGSDPAYQLPAVWIEHQDKAKALNMGYQVVDDGTVIATHISKIMKTNLAELFTHDDVEAMTQRLTQQAPKLAEALAAALNPAQQLKVYRQLLLDQVPLKDIRTIANTMLESSENTKDPILLAADVRCALKRTLVNLIAGQKPELNVYALSDELEQMLLTSLQQAQASGTVVLDSFPIEPNILGQFQQNLPLIRQQLKQQGLPPILLVMPQLRPLLARYARTFTQGLAVLSYNEIPENKQINVVGNLG, via the coding sequence ATGCTTACTCGGTTAAAACAACTTCAAACCTCAACCAAAGGCTACATTGGCATCCCCATTGTTTTGCTGATGATTCTGGCGATGGTTATTTTGCCATTACCACCATTGCTATTGGATGCGCTGTTTACTTTTAACATCGTATTGGCGATCTTGGTATTGCTGGTCAGTACCACAGCAAAGCGACCACTCGACTTTTCTGTTTTTCCAACCATTTTGTTGGTGGCAACCTTACTTCGCCTAACGCTGAACGTCGCCTCAACCCGAATCGTATTGCTAGAAGGCCATAACGGTGGCGATGCCGCTGGTAAAGTCATTCAAGCTTTCGGTGAAGTGGTCATCGGCGGCAACTACGTTGTCGGTATGGTGGTCTTCATCATCTTAATGATCATTAACTTTGTGGTTATCACCAAAGGTGGTGAACGTATTTCAGAAGTCTCCGCGCGTTTTACATTGGATGCCCTGCCGGGTAAACAAATGGCAATCGATGCGGACTTAAACGCCGGTTTGATTGATCAAGAAACCGCTCGTCTGCGCCGTAAAGAAGTTGCGAACGAAGCCGACTTCCACGGTTCAATGGACGGTGCGTCGAAATTTGTTCGCGGTGATGCGGTCGCAGGTCTGTTGATTCTATTCATCAACATCATCGGTGGTATCAGCATCGGTGTTTTCGAACACGGCTTACCAGCGTCTGAAGCATTCAAAACTTATGCACTGCTAACCATCGGTGATGGCTTGGTAGCGCAAATTCCATCGCTATTACTGGCAACCGCAGCTGCAATCATCGTGACTCGCATCAATGACAGCGACAACGGCATGTCAGAAACCATGCAGAAACAGTTGCTCGCAACTCCAGCAACCTTGTTTACGGTTGCAGGGATCATGGCGGTCATTGGTATGGTTCCGGGTATGCCGCACCTTGCATTCTTTGCATTTGCTGGCGCATTAGGGTTTGCAGGTTGGAGACAAAGTAAGAAACCAGTTCAAGACACGCAAATCGAACAGGTGGAAGCACTTTCTCAAGCCATGCAAGAGGAAGACACACCACTCACATGGGACGACATCCCACACGTGCACACTCTGTCTCTTGCGCTTGGTTACCGTCTTGTTCACCTAGTAAACAAGGATCAAGGTGCGCCACTTTCGCAACGTATTCGTGGCGTACGTCGTAACCTCTCAGAACAGGTAGGTTTTCTTCTACCAGAAGTTCGCATTCGCGATAACCTAAGCCTAAAACCGAACCAATACACCATTTCTCTTAATGGAGAAGTGATTGAGCAGGGCTTTATCGAACCAGAGCGTTTAATGGCGATTGCCGTTGGCGACACCTACGGTGAAATCGATGGCATTCTAGGGAGCGATCCTGCTTACCAACTTCCTGCGGTTTGGATTGAACATCAAGACAAGGCGAAGGCACTCAACATGGGTTACCAAGTCGTGGACGACGGTACCGTGATCGCAACACACATCAGCAAAATCATGAAAACCAACCTTGCAGAATTGTTTACACACGATGATGTAGAAGCGATGACGCAGCGATTAACCCAACAAGCGCCGAAATTGGCAGAAGCCTTAGCCGCTGCACTTAACCCAGCTCAACAGCTCAAAGTGTACCGCCAGCTATTGCTTGATCAGGTGCCACTAAAAGACATCCGAACCATTGCGAATACCATGCTGGAGTCTTCAGAAAACACGAAAGACCCGATTTTGTTAGCTGCTGATGTTCGCTGCGCACTAAAACGCACGCTAGTTAACTTAATTGCAGGGCAAAAACCTGAGCTCAATGTTTACGCTTTATCGGATGAATTGGAGCAAATGCTACTGACGTCGCTGCAACAAGCGCAAGCTTCAGGTACAGTGGTTCTCGATAGTTTCCCAATCGAACCGAATATTCTTGGTCAGTTCCAACAAAACTTACCTTTGATTCGACAACAACTTAAGCAGCAAGGCTTACCGCCAATACTACTTGTAATGCCGCAATTACGCCCACTACTGGCGCGTTATGCGCGTACTTTTACTCAAGGATTGGCTGTGCTGTCTTACAACGAAATTCCAGAAAACAAACAGATCAATGTGGTAGGAAACCTTGGTTAA